A single region of the Jatrophihabitans sp. GAS493 genome encodes:
- a CDS encoding potassium transporter Kup, whose protein sequence is MQAGITLAALGVVFGDIGTSPLYGLQTVFSIDNHAVRPTPDDVFGVISMVFWSVTLIVSIKYVMIVMRADNDGEGGVMALAALARRAFGIDSKRTVKVLLLAVIGASLFYGDSVITPAISVLSAVEGVTVVQPSLHDWVLPIAITILTVLFAVQRFGTHKVGALFGPVMLVWFTCLALSGLRGVAHEPSVIRGISPTYAFAFITSHPKTTFIAMGAIVLCITGAEALYADMGHFGRPPIRRAWFFIVFPALTLQYLGQGGLILHDPSAVSNPFFLLLPGWARLPMVILATGATVIASQAVISGAFSVSRQASQLGLLPPLTVRQTSDASAGQVYLPVVNAVLFVGVLVLMLLFRSSARLATAYGVSVTGALLIDTVLLLYVARGRWHWATWKLVLMAVVFGGTEFTFFAANLTKIGHGGWLPLLIAALVFTVMTTWRRGRDIVTDNRISSEGPLLSFIDEMKEQKVLRIPGTAVFPHPSKETTPLALRANVTHNGVLHKTVIIFSAEPRNVPHIDPTDQVTIDHLGSPTDGIVHVTMRYGFFDEPNIPEVLGRYGTPGDPEFELDPERTSYFVSRASLSVTRAPGMMRWRKKLFITLARNAANPVGFFDLPEDQTVIMGSQVEV, encoded by the coding sequence ATGCAGGCCGGGATCACCCTGGCCGCCCTCGGCGTCGTCTTCGGCGACATCGGCACCAGCCCGCTCTACGGCCTGCAGACCGTCTTCTCGATCGACAACCACGCCGTCCGGCCGACCCCGGATGACGTCTTCGGCGTCATCTCGATGGTCTTCTGGTCAGTGACCCTGATCGTGTCGATCAAGTACGTCATGATCGTGATGCGCGCCGACAACGACGGCGAGGGCGGGGTGATGGCGCTGGCCGCACTGGCCCGCCGCGCCTTCGGTATCGATTCGAAGCGCACGGTGAAGGTGCTGCTGCTGGCGGTGATCGGGGCCAGTCTCTTCTACGGGGACTCGGTGATCACGCCGGCCATCTCGGTGCTCTCCGCGGTCGAGGGTGTCACCGTCGTTCAACCGAGCCTCCACGACTGGGTGCTGCCGATCGCGATCACCATCCTGACGGTCCTCTTCGCCGTACAGCGCTTCGGCACCCACAAGGTCGGCGCCCTCTTCGGGCCGGTCATGCTGGTCTGGTTCACCTGTCTGGCCCTCTCCGGTCTGCGCGGGGTGGCGCATGAGCCGAGCGTCATCCGCGGTATCTCGCCGACCTACGCCTTCGCCTTCATAACCAGCCACCCCAAGACCACTTTCATCGCCATGGGGGCGATCGTCCTGTGCATCACCGGGGCCGAGGCCCTCTACGCCGACATGGGGCACTTCGGACGGCCGCCGATCCGCCGGGCCTGGTTCTTCATCGTCTTCCCCGCGCTTACCCTGCAGTATCTCGGGCAGGGGGGTCTGATCCTGCACGATCCGTCGGCGGTCTCCAACCCGTTCTTCCTGCTGCTGCCGGGGTGGGCCCGGCTGCCGATGGTGATCCTCGCGACGGGGGCCACCGTGATCGCCTCTCAGGCCGTCATCTCCGGCGCCTTCTCGGTGTCGCGGCAGGCCAGCCAACTCGGGCTGCTGCCGCCGTTGACGGTGCGTCAGACCTCCGACGCCTCGGCCGGCCAGGTGTACCTGCCGGTGGTCAACGCCGTGCTTTTCGTGGGTGTTCTGGTATTGATGCTGCTCTTCCGCAGCTCGGCTCGGTTGGCCACCGCCTACGGGGTGTCGGTCACCGGGGCGCTACTCATCGACACCGTGTTACTGCTCTACGTCGCCCGCGGACGCTGGCACTGGGCCACCTGGAAGCTGGTGCTGATGGCGGTGGTCTTCGGCGGCACCGAGTTCACCTTCTTCGCGGCCAACCTGACCAAGATCGGCCACGGCGGTTGGCTGCCGCTACTGATCGCCGCGCTGGTCTTCACCGTCATGACGACGTGGCGACGGGGACGCGACATCGTCACCGACAACCGGATCTCCTCGGAGGGTCCGCTGCTGTCCTTCATCGATGAGATGAAGGAGCAGAAGGTGCTGCGGATCCCCGGGACGGCGGTCTTCCCGCATCCGTCGAAGGAGACCACACCGCTGGCCCTGCGGGCGAACGTCACCCACAACGGGGTGCTGCACAAGACCGTCATCATCTTCTCGGCCGAGCCACGGAACGTGCCGCATATCGATCCCACCGATCAGGTGACGATCGATCATCTGGGGTCACCGACCGATGGAATCGTCCACGTGACGATGCGCTACGGCTTCTTCGACGAGCCGAACATCCCCGAGGTGCTGGGCCGCTACGGCACGCCCGGCGACCCGGAGTTCGAGTTGGACCCTGAGCGCACGTCGTACTTCGTCTCGCGGGCCAGCCTCAGCGTCACCCGCGCGCCGGGCATGATGCGATGGCGCAAGAAGCTGTTCATCACGCTGGCCCGAAACGCGGCGAACCCGGTCGGCTTCTTCGATCTGCCGGAGGACCAGACCGTCATCATGGGATCGCAGGTCGAGGTCTAG
- a CDS encoding RDD family protein, with protein MPPTDHPSTVPLPARPYQGHRAGIVTRTLCASVDLLVVVIIVAGIYGGIAGISFVLDPRSFQWPDHIGLSMVAIGYVVSVIYLTLAWGTTGRSYGASLLGLRVVNFQGELMRFPIAALRAVFCVSFPIGLFWAAVSRSNRSVQDVVLRTSAIYDWRQKPQRAILPEVSPETAAPSA; from the coding sequence ATGCCACCGACTGACCACCCCTCGACCGTCCCGCTGCCCGCCCGCCCCTATCAGGGTCATCGGGCCGGCATCGTCACGCGCACACTCTGCGCGTCGGTGGACCTGCTGGTGGTGGTCATCATCGTGGCCGGGATCTACGGGGGCATCGCCGGCATCTCCTTCGTGCTCGACCCGCGCAGCTTCCAATGGCCCGATCACATCGGGTTGAGCATGGTTGCCATCGGCTACGTGGTTTCGGTCATCTATCTCACGCTGGCCTGGGGGACCACCGGACGCAGCTATGGGGCGTCGCTGCTCGGGCTGCGCGTGGTGAATTTTCAGGGCGAGTTGATGCGGTTCCCGATCGCTGCGCTGCGAGCCGTGTTCTGCGTGTCGTTCCCCATCGGACTCTTCTGGGCCGCCGTGAGCCGCTCCAACCGCTCGGTGCAGGACGTGGTGCTGCGGACGTCGGCGATCTATGACTGGCGGCAGAAGCCGCAGCGGGCCATCCTGCCCGAGGTGTCGCCGGAGACGGCCGCGCCCTCCGCCTGA
- a CDS encoding GntR family transcriptional regulator produces MSDALDSSERPESLSRQIYSILREGIITGRYPQGARLAEQRLAEELDVSRVPLREAIPQLEVDGFVRTVPRRGAVVSTWSVKAANDLFDLRLCLEVGAAGYAARQVSNGASAGQLKAVLDRGRGVMASHDAYRIAQESTRFHETIVDMTENALMRSLMRSVSGRMMWLFFLTTELDPFDAYDGHLEIYRSIASGNQRVAEAVAYAHIERDRDESLGFLDQLGGGESCRNAE; encoded by the coding sequence TTGTCCGACGCGCTCGACAGCTCGGAGCGGCCGGAATCGCTCTCCCGCCAGATCTATTCGATCCTGCGCGAGGGGATCATCACCGGCCGGTATCCGCAGGGTGCCCGGCTCGCCGAGCAGCGTCTGGCCGAAGAACTCGACGTCTCCCGGGTGCCGCTACGCGAGGCCATCCCGCAGTTGGAGGTGGATGGCTTCGTCCGCACAGTCCCCCGCCGGGGTGCCGTCGTCAGTACCTGGAGCGTGAAGGCGGCCAACGACCTCTTCGACCTGCGGCTCTGCCTGGAGGTGGGCGCAGCCGGGTATGCGGCCCGGCAGGTGTCCAACGGCGCCAGCGCCGGCCAACTGAAGGCGGTACTCGACCGCGGCCGCGGCGTCATGGCCAGCCACGACGCATATCGCATCGCGCAGGAGAGCACCCGGTTCCACGAGACGATCGTGGACATGACCGAGAACGCGTTGATGCGCTCGCTGATGCGCTCGGTCTCCGGCCGGATGATGTGGCTCTTCTTCCTCACCACCGAGCTTGACCCGTTCGACGCCTACGACGGGCACCTGGAGATCTACCGGTCGATCGCGTCGGGGAACCAGCGGGTTGCCGAGGCGGTCGCCTATGCGCACATCGAGCGCGACCGCGACGAGTCGCTCGGCTTCCTCGATCAGCTCGGCGGCGGGGAGAGCTGCCGGAACGCCGAATAG
- a CDS encoding polysaccharide deacetylase family protein gives MSDRPASSAAAAGYRSPYGYSPIIERPAGHWPGGKKLAVYVALGVESYRFGDGLTENLLPSSGEPDVMNTSWRDYGNRVGAFRLLDRLAELGIPSTMLLNTDVYDEAAAVTAAARRHGSEVVGHGLSNSDSLADFAPNEELAYLRAVASRIAAEEGVPPLGWSSPWLTHTPNTLDSLVAAGYEYVLDLRMDDQPVWLSTGSRPLLTIPYALELNDSSTIIGRGASAGEFAEMIVDEFDELLLAAQEQPLVMSIVVHSFISGAPFRLRRLTRALQHLTAHSAEVWFTQPRHIYSAFRQLSPPPS, from the coding sequence ATGAGCGATCGACCGGCGAGCAGCGCCGCGGCGGCTGGGTATCGCAGTCCGTACGGCTACTCACCGATCATCGAGCGACCGGCCGGACACTGGCCCGGCGGAAAGAAGCTCGCGGTCTACGTCGCGCTCGGCGTGGAGTCCTACCGTTTCGGCGACGGGCTAACCGAGAACCTGCTGCCGAGCTCCGGGGAGCCCGACGTGATGAACACGTCGTGGCGCGACTACGGCAATCGGGTCGGCGCGTTCCGGCTGCTCGATCGCCTGGCCGAACTCGGCATCCCCTCGACGATGCTGCTCAACACCGATGTGTACGACGAGGCGGCTGCGGTGACGGCGGCCGCGCGGCGGCACGGCAGCGAGGTCGTCGGGCATGGGCTCTCCAACTCCGACTCGCTGGCCGACTTCGCGCCGAATGAGGAACTCGCCTACCTTCGGGCGGTCGCGTCTCGGATCGCGGCGGAGGAGGGCGTGCCCCCGCTCGGCTGGTCGAGTCCGTGGTTGACCCATACTCCGAACACCCTTGATTCATTGGTCGCAGCCGGCTACGAGTACGTGCTCGACCTGCGGATGGATGATCAGCCGGTGTGGCTGTCTACCGGTTCGCGCCCGCTACTGACGATTCCGTACGCGCTGGAGCTCAACGACAGCTCGACGATCATCGGACGGGGTGCCTCGGCCGGCGAGTTCGCCGAGATGATCGTCGACGAGTTCGATGAGTTGCTGCTGGCGGCCCAGGAGCAGCCGCTGGTGATGAGCATCGTTGTGCACTCGTTCATCTCCGGTGCGCCGTTTCGGCTGCGGAGGCTGACCCGGGCGCTGCAGCATCTGACTGCGCACAGCGCCGAGGTCTGGTTCACCCAGCCGCGGCATATCTATTCGGCGTTCCGGCAGCTCTCCCCGCCGCCGAGCTGA
- a CDS encoding amidohydrolase family protein — protein sequence MTGVTGGSSSILFRDVLVYDASVAGSITAATDVLVDDERVAAIGAEARRWISESTRIIEGHGHHLLIPGLINAHFHSPANHLKGSFDSLPLELFMLMESPAGAEFRATPREAYLRTMLAILQMLRTGTTAVQDDAFLMPYPEPEIIDAVMQAYADAGIRASVALDQPELPEAEKLPVMSGDREFQRALTAPAPMNSRELLKMYDHLISNWHGAESGRLTAAVSVSAPQRVSVGYFEAIDDLSRRHNLPLFAHMLETKLQRTLARELPRMGGHSLVRYTADHGLLSNRMNVIHAVWVDDADLDLIAAAGATVAHNPISNLRLGSGVMPFRRVAERGIPICLGVDEAICDDSVNMWPVLKMAGLIHNISGLESDQWPTAGEVLNCLFDGGARALLQSHQLGAIHPGYLADLALLDLHTLPFTPLNDIEKQLVYCHSGESVVLTMVAGRIVFEEGQIVTVDEPALLDEARALFAKTRRARAGAYQDVQRVLPNYQAMVNRARTTDVGMNRWVTG from the coding sequence ATGACGGGCGTGACCGGTGGCTCGTCGAGCATCCTGTTCCGCGACGTGCTCGTCTACGACGCCTCGGTGGCCGGGAGCATCACCGCGGCGACGGACGTGCTGGTCGACGACGAGCGCGTCGCGGCCATCGGTGCTGAGGCCCGGCGGTGGATCAGCGAATCCACTCGGATCATCGAAGGTCACGGCCATCACCTGCTGATACCCGGGCTCATCAACGCGCATTTCCACTCGCCGGCCAACCACCTGAAGGGCTCCTTCGACAGCCTGCCGTTGGAGCTGTTCATGCTCATGGAGTCGCCAGCCGGAGCAGAGTTCCGGGCTACGCCGCGCGAGGCGTATCTACGCACGATGCTGGCGATTCTGCAGATGCTGCGCACCGGCACCACCGCGGTGCAGGACGATGCCTTCCTGATGCCGTACCCAGAGCCAGAGATCATCGACGCGGTGATGCAGGCCTATGCCGACGCCGGAATCCGGGCCAGCGTCGCGCTCGACCAGCCGGAGCTACCCGAAGCGGAGAAGCTGCCGGTGATGTCCGGCGACCGGGAGTTCCAGCGCGCTCTCACCGCGCCCGCGCCGATGAACAGCCGGGAGTTGCTGAAGATGTATGACCATCTGATCAGCAACTGGCACGGCGCGGAGTCCGGACGGTTGACCGCGGCCGTCTCGGTCTCGGCGCCGCAGCGCGTCTCGGTCGGATACTTCGAAGCCATTGACGACCTCAGCCGCCGGCACAATCTGCCGTTGTTCGCGCACATGCTGGAGACCAAGCTGCAGCGGACGCTGGCCCGCGAACTGCCACGGATGGGCGGGCATTCCCTGGTCCGGTACACCGCCGACCACGGCCTGCTCAGTAACCGGATGAACGTCATCCACGCCGTCTGGGTGGATGACGCCGATCTTGACCTGATCGCCGCCGCCGGGGCCACCGTCGCGCACAATCCGATCAGCAACCTGCGCCTGGGCAGCGGGGTGATGCCCTTTCGCCGGGTCGCCGAGCGGGGTATCCCGATCTGCCTCGGCGTGGACGAGGCGATCTGCGACGACTCGGTGAACATGTGGCCGGTGCTGAAGATGGCCGGGCTGATCCACAACATCAGCGGCCTGGAGAGTGACCAGTGGCCAACCGCCGGAGAGGTGTTGAACTGCCTCTTCGACGGGGGAGCCCGGGCGCTGCTGCAGTCCCATCAACTGGGGGCCATCCACCCCGGCTATCTGGCCGATCTGGCGTTGCTCGATCTGCATACCCTGCCCTTTACCCCGCTCAACGACATCGAGAAGCAGCTCGTCTACTGCCACTCCGGCGAGTCGGTGGTGCTGACCATGGTGGCCGGCCGGATCGTCTTCGAGGAGGGGCAGATCGTCACCGTGGATGAGCCGGCGTTGCTGGATGAGGCCCGGGCGCTCTTCGCCAAGACCCGGCGTGCCCGAGCCGGGGCCTACCAGGACGTGCAGCGAGTGCTGCCGAACTACCAGGCGATGGTCAATCGGGCCCGTACCACCGACGTCGGGATGAACCGCTGGGTGACCGGCTGA
- a CDS encoding aspartate/glutamate racemase family protein, which yields MSRRIMVVNPNTTRAMTDAVVAAAASVAAPGTELLGATPTKGVSSVESHVDEVWGAVGVLEEIRRGEELGVDGYVVACFGDTGVPAAREVATGPVVGMTEAALMTAALLAHRFSIVTMPRRTMEQSDRVLRTLGLDHRCSVRAVEVAVAEVEEGSTEFLELFADEARAAIADDDAEAIVLGCSGLTDLVAPLRHRLGVPVIDGVLAAVTMVEGLLAQGLTTSRANTFARPSRLEPKLEPKL from the coding sequence GTGAGTCGTCGGATCATGGTCGTGAACCCGAACACGACGCGGGCCATGACCGACGCGGTGGTGGCCGCCGCCGCATCCGTCGCCGCCCCCGGCACCGAACTGCTGGGCGCGACGCCGACCAAAGGAGTCAGCTCGGTCGAGAGCCACGTCGACGAGGTATGGGGTGCCGTCGGAGTGCTGGAGGAGATTCGCCGCGGCGAGGAACTGGGCGTGGACGGCTACGTCGTCGCCTGCTTCGGTGACACCGGCGTTCCGGCGGCCCGCGAAGTAGCCACCGGCCCGGTCGTCGGCATGACGGAGGCGGCCCTGATGACGGCCGCGCTGCTGGCCCACCGGTTCAGCATCGTGACCATGCCGCGCCGCACGATGGAGCAGTCCGATCGGGTGCTCCGAACGCTCGGATTGGATCATCGCTGCAGCGTGCGGGCCGTCGAGGTTGCCGTCGCCGAGGTGGAGGAGGGGTCCACGGAGTTTCTCGAGCTCTTCGCCGACGAGGCGCGGGCCGCGATCGCCGACGACGACGCCGAGGCCATCGTGCTCGGCTGCTCCGGACTCACCGACCTGGTAGCCCCTTTGCGGCATCGCTTGGGAGTGCCGGTGATCGACGGCGTGCTGGCCGCGGTAACGATGGTGGAGGGGTTGCTCGCCCAGGGACTCACGACATCACGGGCGAATACTTTCGCCCGCCCGTCGCGGCTGGAGCCGAAACTGGAGCCGAAACTATGA